A stretch of Tigriopus californicus strain San Diego chromosome 11, Tcal_SD_v2.1, whole genome shotgun sequence DNA encodes these proteins:
- the LOC131891196 gene encoding uncharacterized protein LOC131891196: MTIAPSFVGQGAGSEKLGSNIQAELFSPLQISPRQSFGSDLPFKVELKHSDYSHAKWLDIKLPRKTVIKALLVETIKPKYLKSFFLKVAEADFAQPGQLEYIEFQPNMPGLFHVFHTSPENMDEIMSRTIPLIRPRMTRRFQIEIVESAPELAFNLEIIGMSGEKAYAANKYLESDHESNYGRRELDFFCRI, encoded by the exons ATGACGATCGCTCCTTCATTTGTAGGCCAAGGTGCGGGTTCAGAAAAACTGGGATCGAATATTCAGGCTGAGCTATTTTCACCCCTGCAAATAAGTCCTCGACAATCCTTTGGTTCCGATCTCCCATTCAAGGTTGAGCTCAAGCATTCTGACTATTCGCACGCCAAATGGTTGGACATCAAACTCCCAAGAAAAACGGTCATCAAAGCCCTATTGGTTGAGACCATCAAACCTAAATACCTAAagtctttctttttaaaagtgGCGGAAGCCGACTTTGCTCAGCCTGGGCAACTGGAATACATTGAATTCCAGCCGAATATGCCAGGG ctttttcatgTGTTCCATACGTCCCCTGAAAACATGGACGAGATCATGAGCCGCACCATCCCACTAATTCGCCCACGAATGACCCGTCGCTTCCAAATAGAAATAGTTGAATCCGCTCCAGAGTTGGCCTTCAACCTGGAAATCATTGGCATGAGTGGGGAAAAAGCCTATGCTGCAAACAAATACTTGGAATCAGATCACGAATCCAACTACGGTAGGCGAgaattagattttttttgtagaatTTAA
- the LOC131890927 gene encoding uncharacterized protein LOC131890927, whose product MSTKAFGGSEHGQMAPSCPRGYTYVGKVCKRMFEPLKPHSYQSAQTYCDSDQIYVPTNQDQNRVFRAVMRHLSELKKIEGIWIGVKKTPEGEWLTDRDRTVNAKNSDWAPGYPKPDFSGDCVIASSAHGFKWINTHCSDLQSTLCALTRPQCPTGYEWLPQIPDSCFRISSTSSYKLDSGFYYSSIQMAEDLCQMEHTRLFAVGTLDQANALRNWAEVSLPSHQVGTPIASVFENVKIVCIFIEHILVRDA is encoded by the exons ATGTCTACCAAAGCATTTGGAGGCTCAGAACACGGTCAAATGGCCCCATCATGTCCACGAGGATATACTTACGTCGGAAAAGTGTGTAAGAGGATGTTTGAGCCCTTAAAACCACATTCGTATCAATCGGCCCAAACTTATTGTGACTCAGACCAGATTTACGTTCCAACTAACCAAGATCAAAATCGTGTCTTCAGAGCAGTCATGAGACACCTC AGCGAGCTTAAGAAAATCGAAGGAATATGGATTGGAGTAAAGAAAACCCCCGAAGGAGAATGGTTGACCGATAGAGATAGGACAGTGAATGCCAAGAACTCCGATTGGGCTCCGGGTTACCCAAAACCCGATTTCAGTGGCGACTGTGTCATTGCTTCTTCGGCTCACGGGTTCAAGTGGATTAACACCCACTGCTCTGACCTCCAATCGACTTTATGTGCCTTAACCAGACCTCAATGCCCAACCGGGTACGAGTGGTTGCCGCAAATCCCAGATTCATGTTTTAGGATCAGTTCTACAAGTAGTTACAAATTGGACTCAGGTTTCTA TTACAGTTCCATTCAAATGGCGGAAGATCTGTGCCAAATGGAGCACACACGGCTTTTCGCAGTAGGTACATTGGACCAAGCAAACGCGTTGAGAAATTGGGCTGAGGTCTCGTTGCCAAGCCACCAGGTAGGCACTCCTATTGCATCAgtgtttgaaaatgtaaaaattgtATGCATATTTATAGAGCATATTCTGGTCCGGGATGCATGA
- the LOC131890696 gene encoding uncharacterized protein LOC131890696, protein MYKDQSCYKLSPPYPSKTKSSVDEAQAECNKDGAKLLEPRSEDFWTHFLKLESHSFLTGQHFKHNAETSFVALGLFIDLSTGTPVVQYADGTVPSEPLEGTAIPWRTGFPENDPSKACVALMSPDGKLVNTPCQGYSDGDITGHGTLGYLCEARPTEAISEDGAVKVCHFPFGFNNATYHGCVGPDVADPGQLS, encoded by the exons ATGTACAAGGATCAATCCTGTTACAAG CTTTCCCCTCCCTATCCATCCAAAACCAAGTCCAGTGTGGATGAAGCTCAGGCGGAGTGCAACAAGGACGGTGCCAAACTCTTGGAACCTCGGTCGGAAgatttttggacacatttcCTGAAACTGGAATCTCACTCCTTCTTAACGGGTCAACATTTCAAGCATAATGCCGAGACATCCTTTGTAGCCCTGGGCCTGTTTATTGATTTATCGACTGGAACGCCGGTGGTTCAATATGCCGATGGAACTGTCCCATCTGAGCCGTTAGAAGGAACAGCCATTCCATGGCGTACTGGGTTTCCGGAGAATGATCCGAGCAAGGCTTGTGTGGCCTTGATGAGCCCGGATGGTAAATTGGTCAACACCCCTTGCCAAGGTTACTCTGACGGAGACATAACAGGACATGGAACATTGGGGTACCTATGCGAAGCCAGACCTACGGAAGCCATCAGTGAGGATGGGGCCGTGAAAGTCTGCCATTTTCCATTTGGCTTCAATAATGCCACTTATCATGGTTGCGTTGGACCCGATGTGGCTGACCCAGGTCAGCTGTCTTAA
- the LOC131891197 gene encoding uncharacterized protein LOC131891197 produces MNKRYYETCTRQTLDPNTRMEHYWCASKLDTSLTETYVTGLKGKCSDYLIPQDEGCQDHFHLAGNKCVRISTFLVTFDDAHNACLDEGAELLTIEDGQISKDLQILLQNKRQKYLHYFQTNVFWVGAEYQNGWKWINSRTNQLKPFGPYTNWKTNMPDLGCPPTMGCSNISRIYVDAESGFTWKAAQREELIGYICQSRCTPPYKWSKNLNSCIYVAISNKTIPEAIVDCAKTNATLYAFRNCAELELLRLDMLDAGVPRNANYAIGMFRGLQNSWNSRNPTKAKFQNSLGYSLEGVDFSKDQGLCLARDDYVKLHLRVPVAFGLHLNEAKLSTYNENLNDPNTRLQKHHYVCQMDDNFACPKDYHKYSDTCLKIVHDAELDMMEAKMACREEKGMILAITANSLDVQVITEFIKQNQSHENTSQYWMKAQFEPSSRPTYSSFFDPLIRCNCSESTVDFYKHDDQCYYKEWTPMGFAEANSSCANHSGSLATGLDQSSLQMIFRYEELNKNKSGMWVGVNRQFDKCVAGSADCPYHWTDLFNTPINSSRLRISRNLKHLPCLRIMGQGLLETDCSAQYESLCVRNDPCPPDVYPGRTNCTLLELYGPNHRILKSQCSKKAGFVCQRNQAQSDFSREKAIGKQLVLTLTKEVGLQDQSGKDVVVTGTNIGFSTRWIRSFQMGSALFGGKSYLDLAKGLEGGKGFSIFFTIELWELTHLATIMDFRDPNNETNGLLIELRNGAPVFILRNNQGPQEFQTIDSSRMTEPNKFASYGITYDSVTKRGTIYRDQTYGFQNGSTELSGNYFHLDAEDWFVTALRHPGRLGSSRIDPSSQGLQGGLSCVQIYNTALSPGQVLEMDHCAEKHEKCYPGQIHWDDKCFKMSHRKASFAQAEVKCNAKGETGYKSQLIHSMEPDLLDYLSRILKENTGESSFWVGLDSRAGFGYYESADGISIYNSSGSLWTESSSTFGNCAKVPESNGGRLDTDDCEADYYYFCQQTGRHLVPDDPCPEGFTFYRGSCLLPSRETMTFENAQEYCGIRGATVYAAKTKAQLEFAREYAKMNIKRDIWMGVQIGLKQHFVDEDMYIPLRVMESDDKFYADGMVFDETIDFNFNIVSSSGHWNGPCVFLRASYGYKARNTKCTQEFGFLCEWREPQCPEDYTLAPELGPRSCYKTLSHPGPYGSDSCHDSADNLRKLAWPRSTKALEAFRSRTRITSGSIWLGAELSDNQTWMDGRGGILEVPGALQDLREDGIWYHDPPSNQTAGCLKMDANGLLQTLFGRACQNESHLYACEYKACYTTQGKQCIFPFSYQNVSASGEVTDLEYTKCSTLDVFLPWCATEVDDAKNVLDWGFCVPDCPSEVVEVACLSEPDFPVFVTPWDASDLVNFTTSYDQGSALVTKELDFVSFQCPEGYVFEGSNNITHYAMCHNWEYLYLFDRTARCERVACPCPPKFSKDSVVSGTTDWNTKFWTCLENETFPQDTHITYTCPEGYVFETPQLLAFGQENSELFVKCETYADWNVTRKPKCVPINCTDDPPSVPRNDKGNYTWDSVTKTYLHQITYNCPSLFWGYPSTGENSTTIHCMANKHWNRSAIEDCKKLPCPRAPPKAPEGGWLWFGMDQTKYQCPNGYEFQGGSGPYMVTECAANRKWRPSVTRKCVPRSCHHPPPLHFMNMEMIWPAQNSQLGVQVTYECPYKKLSTNYQSVQTSTCIWSNDDDNMIWFPNEIEECLQTSSSQINNLRLKCHNWPLLPGQWVDLCFESSVGLFPIDLDLA; encoded by the exons ATGAACAAAAG GTACTACGAAACGTGCACGAGACAAACTTTGGACCCAAACACTCGCATGGAACATTATTGGTGTGCCAGTAAACTCGACACATCATTGACTGAGACGTATGTGACCGGATTGAAAGGCAAATGTTCCGATTATTTAATTCCTCAAGACGAGGGTTGCCAAGATCACTTTCATTTG GCTGGAAACAAATGCGTTCGTATCTCCACGTTTCTGGTCACATTTGACGACGCGCACAATGCTTGTCTAGATGAAGGCGCCGAATTACTTACCATCGAGGATGGGCAAATCTCAAAAGATCTGCAGATTCTACTCCAAAATAAACGACAAAAGTACCTCCATTACTTCCAAACGAACGTCTTCTGGGTTGGAGCCGAGTACCAAAACGGATGGAAATGGATCAACAGTCGAACCAATCAACTCAAACCATTTGGACCCTACACAAACTGGAAGACTAACATGCCAG ACCTAGGATGTCCACCCACAATGGGGTGTTCCAATATAAGTAGAATATATGTTGATGCCGAGTCCGGATTTACGTGGAAGGCAGCCCAAAGAGAGGAGCTGATTGGCTACATTTGCCAATCCAGGTGCACTCCACCTTATAAATGGAGCAAGAACTTAAACTCTTGTATCTACGTGGCCATCAGCAACAA AACCATTCCCGAAGCCATAGTGGATTGTGCCAAAACCAATGCTACTTTATACGCTTTCCGCAATTGTGCAGAATTGGAATTGCTACGTTTGGATATGTTGGATGCAGGCGTTCCCAGAAATGCAAATTATGCAATAGGGATGTTTCGCGGTCTCCAAAATTCGTGGAATTCAAGGAACCCTACGAAAGCAAAGTTTCAAAACAG CTTGGGATATTCTCTGGAGGGAGTGGATTTCAGTAAAGACCAAGGACTGTGCTTAGCCCGGGATGACTATGTCAAATTACACTTGAGGGTCCCTGTCGCGTTTGGTTTGCATTTGAATGAAGCCAAACTATCCACTTACAACGAGAACCTGAATGATCCCAACACACGTCTCCAGAAACACCATTACGTGTGCCAAATGGACGACAATTTTGCTTGCCCAAAGGACTACCATAAATACAGCGACACTTGTTTGAAAATCGTTCATGATGCTGAATTGGACATGATGGAGGCTAAAATGGCGTGTCGAGAAGAAAAGGGAATGATTTTGGCTATTACTGCTAATTCTCTGGAC GTTCAAGTGATCACTGAATTTATCAAGCAAAACCAATCTCATGAAAACACAAGTCAATACTGGATGAAGGCACAGTTTGAACCTAGCTCTCGACCGACTtactcttcattttttgatcccCTCATTC GCTGCAATTGTTCGGAGTCCACGGTTGATTTCTATAAACATGACGACCAATGCTACTACAAAGAATGGACGCCCATGGGATTTGCAGAGGCCAATTCCTCTTGCGCCAACCATAGCGGGTCTTTGGCCACTGGTCTTGACCAAAGTTCTTTACAAATGATCTTCCGATATGAAG agttgaacaaaaataaaagtggAATGTGGGTTGGAGTCAATCGCCAGTTCGACAAATGCGTTGCAGGTTCTGCTGATTGCCCATATCACTGGACAGATCTGTTCAATACCCCAATCAATTCGAGCCGACTCAGAATATCGAGAAATCTAAAACACTTGCCGTGTCTTCGGATAATGGGACAAGGTTTGTTGGAAACAGACTGTAGCGCCCAGTATGAATCCTTGTGTGTCAGAAACGACCCGTGTCCACCAG ATGTATATCCCGGGAGAACGAATTGTACCCTACTTGAGCTTTATGGGCCAAACCATCGAATATTGAAAAGCCAATGTTCAAAGAAGGCAGGGtttgtttgtcaaagaa ATCAAGCACAATCTGATTTCTCGAGAGAAAAGGCTATAGGAAAACAGCTAGTCTTGACTTTGACGAAAGAGGTGGGTCTTCAAGATCAATCTGGAAAAGATGTGGTTGTAACTGGTACGAATATTGGATTTTCCACTCGCTGGATAAGATCCTTTCAAATGGGGTCCGCTTTGTTCGGTGGAAAGAGTTATCTAGATTTAGCCAAAGGATTGGAGGGTGGAAAGggattttccatctttttcacCATCGAACTTTGGGAGCTAACACATCTTGCCACCATCATG GACTTTCGGGATCCCAACAACGAGACCAACGGGTTGCTGATTGAGCTGCGGAATGGTGCGCCAGTTTTCATCCTTCGCAATAATCAAGGCCCTCAAGagttccaaacaattg ATTCGTCCAGAATGACCGAACCGAACAAATTTGCCTCTTATGGAATCACATATGATTCAGTGACTAAACGTGGAACCATTTATAGAGATCAAACCtatggctttcaaaatggCTCGACCGAGCTTAGC GGTAATTACTTCCATTTGGATGCCGAGGATTGGTTCGTCACCGCCCTTCGTCATCCGGGAAGATTGGGATCGAGTCGGATCGATCCGTCTTCACAAGGACTTCAAGGTGGTTTAAGTTGCGTACAGATCTACAACACGGCCTTGAGTCCCGGTCAAGTTTTGGAAATGGATCATTGTGCTGagaagcatgaaaaatgctaTCCTGGGCAAATCCATTGGGACGATAAGTGCTTCAAAATGTCTCACAGAAAGGCTTCATTCGCTCAAGCTGAGGTGAAATGCAATGCAAAGGGTGAAACTGGATACAAATCGCAACTCATTCACTCGATGGAACCTGATTTGTTGGATTACTTGTCCCGAATCTTGAAGGAGAACACGGGAGAGAGCTCTTTTTGGGTCGGATTAGACTCTCGAGCTGGATTTGGATATTATGAATCGGCTGATGGCATCTCTATTTATAATTCATCTGGAAGCTTGTGGACTGAATCAAGTTCAACCTTTGGAAATTGCGCCAAGGTTCCGGAGTCAAATGGAGG ACGCCTAGATACGGATGATTGTGAGGCGGATTACTATTACTTTTGTCAACAAACGGGCCGACATTTGGTGCCAGATGATCCATGTCCCGAGGGATTTACGTTTTATCGTGGATCCTGTTTGTTGCCTTCTCGGGAAACGAtgacttttgaaaatgctcAA GAATATTGTGGAATTAGAGGGGCCACAGTTTATGCCGCCAAAACGAAGGCACAATTGGAATTTGCCAGGGAATATGCAAAAATGAATA TTAAAAGAGACATTTGGATGGGAGTGCAAATAGGCTTGAAGCAACACTTTGTTGATGAGGACATGTACATTCCTTTGCGAGTAATGGAAAGTGACGACAAATTCTACGCGGACGGAATGGTTTTTGATGAAACCATCGACTTCAACTTCAATATAGTCTCTTCATCGGGCCATTGGAATGGTCCCTGTgtttttttgagagcatccTACGGATATAAGGCCCGTAATACCAAGTGCACGCAAGAATTTGGATTCCTTTGCGAATGGAGAG AACCCCAATGTCCTGAGGATTACACCTTGGCGCCAGAGCTGGGACCAAGAAGTTGTTACAAAACTTTAAGCCATCCGGGGCCTTATGGATCAGATTCATGCCATGATTCAGCCGACAACCTGAGGAAACTGGCTTGGCCAAGGTCGACAAAGGCTTTGGAAGCGTTCAGAAGCAGAACCCG AATAACCAGCGGTTCAATTTGGTTGGGAGCAGAGTTATCAGATAACCAAACGTGGATGGATGGTCGAGGAGGGATCCTGGAGGTGCCTGGAGCGTTGCAGGACTTACGAGAAGATGGAATTTGGTATCATGATCCACCTTCAAACCAAACCGCGG GATGCTTGAAAATGGACGCCAATGGCTTGCTTCAAACTCTGTTTGGCAGGGCTTGTCAAAATGAGAGCCATCTATATGCTTGTGAATATAAAG CCTGCTACACCACTCAGGGCAAACAATGCATCTTTCCATTCTCATACCAAAATGTGTCTGCCTCAGGAGAAGTTACTGACCTGGAATATACaaaatgttccactttggaCGTGTTTCTGCCTTGGTGTGCCACAG AAGTGGACGacgcaaaaaatgttttagattGGGGATTTTGCGTCCCGGATTGTCCGTCCGAGGTTGTTGAGGTTGCGTGTTTAAGCGAGCCCGATTTCCCAGTCTTTGTCACGCCTTGGGATGCATCGGATTTGGTTAATTTCACTACAAGTTACGACCAAGGATCTGCCTTAGTTACGAAAGAG ttgGATTTCGTCTCTTTTCAATGCCCGGAAGGTTACGTTTTTGAGGGGTCCAATAACATCACCCACTATGCCATGTGTCACAATTGGGAATATCTGTATCTTTTTGATAGGACTGCACGGTGTGAAC GAGTGGCATGTCCATGTCCGCCCAAGTTTTCCAAAGATTCCGTTGTTTCAGGAACCACAGATTGGAATACAAAATTCTGGACTTGCCTCGAGAATGAAACGTTTCCCCAAGACACTCATATTACCTACACATGTCCTGAAGGCTATGTCTTCGAAACCCCCCAGTTACTGGCCTTTGGACAAGAGAACAGTGAACTTTTTGTAAAATGCGAAACATATGCGGATTGGAATGTCACCCGCAAACCCAAATGCGTTC CTATCAATTGCACGGACGACCCACCATCTGTGCCAAGAAATGACAAAGGAAACTACACATGGGATTCCGTCACTAAAACATACCTTCACCAGATAACTTACAA TTGCCCATCTTTATTCTGGGGATATCCTAGCACGGGAGAGAATTCAACCACCATTCATTGCATGGCAAACAAGCATTGGAACCGTTCAGCCATTGAAGACTGTAAAA AGCTTCCTTGCCCACGAGCGCCACCCAAGGCTCCAGAGGGTGGTTGGCTGTGGTTTGGCATGGATCAGACCAAGTACCAATGTCCCAACGGTTACGAGTTCCAAGGTGGATCGGGACCTTATATGGTTACGGAATGTGCGGCTAATAGAAAGTGGCGTCCATCCGTGACCAGGAAATGTGTCC CACGAAGTTGCCATCATCCACCGCCGTTGCATTTCATGAATATGGAAATGATATGGCCGGCCCAGAACTCTCAATTAGGTGTTCAGGTCACATATGAGTGTCCCTACAAAAAATTATCGACTAATTATCAATCTG TCCAAACTTCCACGTGCATTTGGtcgaatgatgatgataacatGATATGGTTTCCAAATGAGATCGAAGAATGTTTGC AAACCTCAAGTAGCCAAATAAACAACCTACGATTAAAGTGTCATAACTGGCCCTTATTGCCTGGGCAGTGGGTCGACCTATGTTTTGAGAGCTCTGTTGGTTTATTTCCCATCGACCTGGATCTGGCTTGA